In the genome of Salvelinus sp. IW2-2015 unplaced genomic scaffold, ASM291031v2 Un_scaffold3408, whole genome shotgun sequence, one region contains:
- the LOC139025847 gene encoding inaD-like protein, whose product MLCDVQCWSSGSTATELVSREATLKILRETSSKKASENEAESSESVTVPAAKAPLEQTASLSKTCRLSCKLPVVSSVKGGLVPPPASFLPSSCTSPDFEYCSKDPSTCFIVPGQEIIIEIAKGRSGLGLSIVGGKDTQLVRLLALLSGDHIDQ is encoded by the exons ATGCTCT gTGACGTCCAGTGTTGGTCCAGTGGGAGCACAGCTACGGAGCTTGTGTCCAGAGAAGCAACACTCAAGATCCTCCGAGAGACTTCCTCAAAG AAGGCCTCAGAGAACGAGGCTGAGTCTTCAGAGAGTGTGACTGTGCCGGCTGCCAAGGCCCCCTTGGAGCAG actGCGAGCCTGTCCAAAACCTGTCGGCTCTCCTGTAAGCTGCCTGTGGTGAGCTCAGTGAAAGGGGGGCTGGTGCCCCCACCTGCCTCTTTCCTGCCTTCCTCCTGCACCAGCCCAGACTTTGAGTACTGCAGCAAAG ACCCATCCACGTGCTTTATCGTTCCAGGCCAGGAGATAATCATAGAGATCGCCAAGGGTCGCTCTGGCCTGGGTCTCAGCATCGTAGGGGGAAAAGACACCCAGCTGGTAAGACTGCTAGCCTTGCTCAGTGGCGACCATATTGACCAATGA